A single Pseudomonas putida DNA region contains:
- a CDS encoding acetyl-CoA C-acyltransferase yields the protein MSLSNDPIVIVSAVRTPMGGLQGDLKSLTAPQLGSAAIRGAVERAGIDHASVEQVLFGCVLPAGQGQAPARQAALGAGLDKHTTCTTLNKMCGSGMQAAIMAHDLLLAGSADVVVAGGMESMTNAPYLLDKARGGYRMGHGKIIDHMFMDGLEDAYDKGRLMGTFAEDCAQANAFSREAQDQFAIASLTRAQDAIKSGRFAAEIVPVEVTEGKEKRVIKDDEQPPKARLDKIPLLKPAFREGGTVTAANSSSISDGAAALVLMRRSEADKRGLKPLAVIHGHAAFADTPALFPTAPIGAIDKLMKRTGWSLGEVDLFEINEAFAVVTLAAMKHLDLPHDKVNIHGGACALGHPIGASGARILVTLLSALRQNNLRRGVAAICIGGGEATAMAVECLY from the coding sequence CCGCAGCTGGGCAGCGCCGCCATCCGCGGCGCCGTCGAGCGCGCTGGCATCGATCATGCCAGCGTCGAGCAGGTGCTGTTCGGCTGCGTTTTGCCAGCCGGCCAGGGCCAGGCACCTGCACGTCAGGCTGCACTGGGTGCCGGCCTGGATAAGCACACCACGTGCACCACGCTGAACAAGATGTGTGGCTCGGGCATGCAGGCGGCGATCATGGCCCATGACTTGTTGCTGGCAGGCAGCGCCGATGTGGTGGTGGCCGGTGGCATGGAAAGCATGACCAACGCACCATACCTGCTGGACAAGGCCCGTGGCGGCTACCGCATGGGCCACGGCAAGATCATCGACCACATGTTCATGGACGGTCTGGAAGACGCCTATGACAAAGGCCGCCTGATGGGCACCTTTGCCGAAGACTGCGCCCAGGCCAACGCCTTCAGCCGCGAAGCCCAGGACCAGTTCGCCATCGCCTCGCTGACCCGCGCCCAGGACGCTATCAAGAGTGGCCGCTTTGCCGCCGAGATCGTGCCGGTAGAGGTCACTGAGGGCAAGGAAAAGCGCGTCATCAAAGACGACGAACAACCGCCCAAGGCGCGCCTGGACAAGATCCCCCTGCTCAAGCCGGCCTTCCGCGAAGGTGGTACGGTGACTGCTGCCAACTCCAGTTCGATTTCCGACGGTGCCGCGGCGCTGGTACTGATGCGCCGCTCCGAAGCTGACAAGCGCGGCCTCAAGCCGTTGGCGGTAATCCATGGCCATGCTGCCTTCGCCGACACCCCGGCACTGTTCCCGACCGCGCCGATAGGTGCAATCGACAAACTGATGAAGCGCACGGGCTGGAGCCTGGGTGAAGTCGACCTGTTCGAGATCAACGAAGCGTTTGCCGTGGTGACCCTGGCGGCCATGAAGCACCTCGACCTGCCGCACGACAAGGTCAATATCCATGGTGGCGCGTGCGCGCTGGGCCACCCGATCGGCGCCTCGGGCGCGCGCATTCTGGTGACGCTGCTGTCAGCCCTGCGCCAGAACAACCTGCGTCGCGGTGTGGCAGCCATCTGCATCGGCGGTGGCGAGGCCACGGCCATGGCTGTCGAATGCCTGTATTGA